In Xanthomonas theicola, a single genomic region encodes these proteins:
- a CDS encoding c-type cytochrome: protein MPNAAHASRPAIVLLAALWLGACSQSQVESTSQSAGDPGHASGEHGSGSSAGLPGGRVAAGQTLAHAKGKATGQSCIDCHGADGNAPIDPTYPKLGGQYGDYLAHALQAYRSGDRQHPLMTPQATPLADQDIADLAAYFGSRTPQLRDLHDLK from the coding sequence ATGCCGAACGCCGCGCACGCATCGCGTCCCGCCATCGTCCTGCTTGCTGCCCTGTGGTTGGGGGCGTGTTCGCAATCGCAGGTGGAATCCACCAGCCAGTCCGCCGGCGACCCCGGCCACGCCAGCGGCGAACACGGTTCCGGCTCGTCCGCCGGCCTGCCGGGCGGGCGTGTCGCCGCCGGCCAGACGCTGGCCCACGCCAAGGGCAAGGCCACCGGGCAGAGCTGCATCGACTGCCATGGCGCCGACGGCAACGCGCCCATCGACCCGACCTACCCGAAGCTCGGCGGCCAGTATGGCGACTACCTCGCGCATGCGCTGCAGGCGTACCGCAGCGGCGATCGCCAGCATCCGTTGATGACCCCGCAGGCGACGCCGCTCGCCGACCAGGACATCGCCGACCTGGCGGCGTACTTCGGATCGCGTACCCCCCAGCTGCGCGACCTGCACGATCTGAAGTGA